The Aequorivita sublithincola DSM 14238 genome window below encodes:
- a CDS encoding DUF58 domain-containing protein, with the protein MNIEKEINEITGFKNLELLAKQVVEGFISGLHKSPFHGFSAEFAEHKIYNNGESTKHIDWKLFAKTDKLYTKRYEEETNLRCHLIVDNSSSMHYPKLKQFNINSLNKIGFSVLASAAIMNLMKRQRDAVGLSVYSDAYEFYASEKGSERHHQMLLQKLNEALLSSKENTQTKTYEHLHLIAEKLKRRSLVFLFTDMFQSDAEAEKLFDALQHLKHNKHEVVLFHTFDKKREVNFDFSNRPKRFVDVETGEHVNLYADNIKEQYEEAVQNYFKELQLRCAQYRIKYVLTDINESFNKILTTYLVERQKFG; encoded by the coding sequence TTGAATATAGAGAAAGAGATAAACGAAATTACAGGTTTTAAAAACCTAGAACTGCTTGCAAAACAAGTGGTGGAAGGCTTTATTTCTGGGCTTCACAAAAGCCCATTTCACGGTTTTTCGGCAGAATTTGCTGAACATAAAATCTATAACAATGGCGAAAGTACCAAACATATAGATTGGAAACTTTTTGCCAAAACGGATAAACTTTACACCAAACGTTACGAAGAAGAAACAAATCTACGTTGCCATTTAATAGTGGATAATAGTAGCTCGATGCACTATCCGAAATTGAAGCAGTTCAATATAAATTCCTTGAACAAAATTGGGTTTTCTGTGTTGGCTTCCGCGGCAATTATGAATTTAATGAAACGACAGCGCGATGCCGTGGGATTGAGTGTTTACAGTGACGCTTATGAATTTTATGCTTCGGAAAAAGGAAGTGAGCGCCATCACCAAATGTTACTTCAAAAGTTGAATGAAGCCTTGCTTTCTTCAAAAGAAAATACTCAAACCAAAACCTATGAACACCTTCATTTAATTGCAGAAAAGCTGAAACGCCGTTCGTTGGTTTTTCTTTTTACAGATATGTTTCAAAGTGATGCCGAAGCCGAAAAACTTTTTGATGCCCTTCAACATTTAAAACATAATAAACACGAAGTGGTTCTCTTCCATACATTTGATAAAAAGCGAGAGGTAAACTTCGATTTTAGCAACCGCCCAAAGCGATTTGTAGATGTTGAAACAGGAGAACACGTAAATCTTTATGCAGATAATATTAAGGAACAATACGAAGAAGCCGTTCAAAATTACTTTAAGGAACTGCAACTTCGCTGTGCGCAATACAGAATAAAATATGTTTTAACAGACATTAATGAGAGCTTCAACAAGATTTTGACTACCTATTTAGTGGAACGCCAGAAGTTTGGGTAA
- a CDS encoding copper resistance protein NlpE, whose protein sequence is MKKIVLGLAIAAMTFVGCKNGEKTETSSEETTETVDQAIVDSHNSENSLDWAGVYEGTTPCADCSGIETILELKNDKTFKLSQTYLGKTEDDNLFTQEGNFIWNQDGTEIRLKIVSGSFQFKVGENQVWMLDEKGNVIEGDLANMYILKKTIQ, encoded by the coding sequence ATGAAAAAGATAGTATTGGGGTTAGCAATTGCAGCAATGACATTTGTAGGCTGCAAGAATGGAGAAAAAACAGAAACTTCTTCAGAAGAAACAACGGAAACTGTAGATCAGGCCATTGTAGATTCACATAACTCCGAAAATTCTTTAGATTGGGCAGGCGTCTATGAAGGAACAACGCCTTGTGCTGATTGTTCGGGAATTGAAACTATTTTAGAATTGAAAAACGATAAAACCTTTAAACTTTCGCAAACATATTTAGGTAAGACTGAAGACGACAACTTATTTACTCAAGAAGGCAACTTTATTTGGAATCAAGATGGTACAGAGATTCGTTTAAAAATTGTAAGTGGTTCTTTTCAATTCAAAGTTGGTGAAAATCAAGTGTGGATGTTGGATGAAAAAGGAAATGTGATTGAAGGCGATTTGGCTAATATGTATATTTTGAAAAAAACGATTCAGTAG
- a CDS encoding ferritin-like domain-containing protein — protein sequence MKFTEKMTSKLNELLEKNYDAEKGYKKAAEKVENTKLKQFFGEQAQKRYDFGHELKTEIKNYGETPEKGGSTKGAIHRTWMDIETAFSSNNEETILGEVQKGEKAAIEEYNEVIKDTTLPPTTQKVLTNQRDTINTAWQSAKNFEKVVA from the coding sequence ATGAAGTTTACTGAAAAAATGACAAGCAAATTAAACGAACTGTTAGAGAAAAATTATGATGCCGAAAAGGGTTATAAAAAAGCTGCAGAAAAAGTGGAGAACACAAAACTGAAGCAATTCTTTGGCGAACAAGCTCAAAAGCGATATGATTTCGGTCACGAATTAAAGACTGAGATTAAAAACTACGGCGAAACTCCAGAAAAAGGTGGAAGCACCAAAGGAGCAATTCACAGAACTTGGATGGATATTGAAACGGCCTTTTCTTCAAATAATGAAGAAACAATTTTAGGCGAAGTTCAAAAAGGTGAAAAAGCTGCAATTGAAGAGTACAATGAAGTGATTAAAGACACAACATTACCTCCAACGACTCAGAAAGTTTTGACCAATCAACGTGACACCATCAATACTGCGTGGCAAAGTGCTAAAAACTTTGAAAAAGTAGTCGCTTAA
- the rimM gene encoding ribosome maturation factor RimM (Essential for efficient processing of 16S rRNA), with the protein MQKENCFYLGKIVRKYSFKGELLVKLDTDEPELFTEMESVFVEQRKNLIPFFIEESSLHKSELLRVRFEDVKNEADADALIGAHLYLPLEFLPKLTGNKFYFHEIIGFTAEDEVFGKIGEITGVNDTTSQALFEIDRDGKQILIPMIDHFIKKVDRENKTILLKVPDGLIEMYL; encoded by the coding sequence ATGCAAAAGGAGAACTGCTTCTACTTAGGCAAAATCGTTAGAAAATATAGCTTTAAGGGAGAATTGCTCGTAAAATTAGATACGGACGAACCTGAACTTTTTACTGAAATGGAATCGGTTTTTGTGGAACAACGCAAAAACCTGATTCCATTTTTTATTGAAGAAAGCTCATTACACAAAAGCGAACTTCTTCGCGTGCGGTTTGAAGATGTGAAAAATGAAGCCGATGCCGATGCCCTTATCGGCGCACATTTATATCTACCTTTAGAATTTCTTCCAAAACTCACTGGCAATAAATTTTACTTTCACGAAATTATAGGTTTTACTGCTGAAGACGAAGTTTTCGGAAAGATTGGTGAAATTACTGGCGTTAACGACACTACTTCCCAAGCTTTGTTTGAAATTGATCGCGACGGAAAACAAATCTTGATTCCGATGATAGACCATTTCATAAAAAAAGTGGATCGGGAGAATAAAACAATACTATTGAAAGTGCCGGATGGATTGATTGAAATGTACTTGTAG
- a CDS encoding tRNA1(Val) (adenine(37)-N6)-methyltransferase, with amino-acid sequence MKPFKFKQFTVEQDRCAMKIGTDGVLLGAWVSIKNNPFSILDIGAGTGIIALQLAQRSYAEMVDAIEIDGNAFEQCVDNFENSPWGDRLYCYHASLEEFMEEIEDKYDLIISNPPFYSPPLPAASPPIGEKKIPNSRKLARFNDALPFDELIESVSLLLSDEGIFSVIIPRKEEESFIKMASEVNLFPNRICRVRGNETSEEKRSMLEFSFEKNLIKIENLTIEISRHDYTDDYKNLVREFYLKM; translated from the coding sequence TTGAAACCTTTTAAATTCAAACAATTCACCGTTGAACAAGACCGCTGCGCAATGAAAATTGGCACAGACGGCGTTTTGCTTGGCGCTTGGGTTTCAATAAAAAACAATCCTTTTTCAATTTTGGATATTGGCGCAGGTACAGGAATTATTGCCTTGCAACTTGCACAGCGTTCCTATGCCGAAATGGTGGACGCCATTGAAATTGATGGAAATGCCTTCGAACAATGTGTTGACAATTTTGAAAACTCACCTTGGGGCGATAGACTTTATTGCTATCATGCTTCTTTGGAAGAGTTTATGGAAGAAATTGAGGATAAATATGATTTGATTATTTCGAATCCGCCATTTTATTCTCCCCCTCTGCCTGCGGCATCTCCCCCAATAGGTGAGAAAAAAATTCCTAATTCACGAAAACTGGCAAGATTCAATGATGCACTTCCTTTTGATGAGTTGATTGAAAGCGTTTCGCTCCTACTATCAGACGAAGGAATTTTTTCGGTAATCATTCCACGGAAAGAAGAAGAAAGTTTCATAAAAATGGCTTCCGAAGTAAATCTTTTTCCAAACAGAATTTGCAGAGTTCGCGGCAATGAAACTTCCGAAGAAAAAAGAAGTATGCTGGAGTTTTCTTTTGAAAAGAATTTAATAAAAATTGAAAACCTAACTATTGAAATTTCTCGACACGATTATACCGACGATTATAAAAATCTCGTGCGGGAATTTTACTTGAAAATGTAG
- the trxA gene encoding thioredoxin, whose amino-acid sequence MALEITDANFEETVLKSDKPVLVDFWAAWCGPCRMVGPIIEEISKEYEGKAIVGKVDVDANQEFAAKYGVRNIPTVLVFQNGEVVGRQVGVAPKNVYAEAIDVLL is encoded by the coding sequence ATGGCATTAGAAATAACAGACGCAAATTTTGAAGAAACAGTTCTAAAAAGTGACAAACCAGTATTGGTTGACTTTTGGGCAGCTTGGTGTGGACCTTGCCGAATGGTAGGACCAATCATTGAAGAAATAAGTAAAGAATACGAAGGCAAAGCCATTGTAGGAAAAGTAGATGTAGATGCAAACCAAGAGTTTGCCGCAAAATACGGAGTACGTAACATTCCAACCGTATTGGTTTTCCAAAATGGTGAAGTAGTTGGCCGTCAAGTAGGCGTTGCTCCTAAAAATGTTTACGCAGAGGCGATTGATGTGCTTTTGTAA
- a CDS encoding ClpP family protease, whose amino-acid sequence MEKTKKVQDIIDGKLLEERKVFLWGMVDDKSARHVVDRLMYLDALSHDEIKFYINSPGGYVTSGFSIYDTMREIKSPVSTICTGLAASMGSILLSAGEKGKRFIQPHARVMIHQPSGGARGVASDIEITAQEILKTKEISARILAENCGQKFEKVMKDFNRDHWMDAGESVEYGIVDKVLK is encoded by the coding sequence ATGGAAAAAACAAAAAAAGTACAAGATATAATTGACGGCAAATTATTGGAGGAACGCAAAGTGTTCCTTTGGGGAATGGTGGATGACAAAAGCGCACGCCATGTTGTGGATAGGCTGATGTATCTAGACGCCTTGAGCCACGACGAAATAAAATTCTACATCAATAGTCCGGGCGGCTATGTAACTTCAGGGTTTTCAATTTATGACACTATGCGCGAGATAAAAAGTCCGGTTTCAACAATTTGTACTGGTTTAGCGGCTTCAATGGGAAGTATTTTGCTTTCCGCAGGCGAAAAAGGAAAACGTTTTATTCAACCACACGCACGCGTTATGATTCACCAACCAAGCGGTGGGGCTCGTGGCGTTGCTAGCGATATTGAAATTACCGCTCAGGAAATTTTGAAAACAAAAGAAATCAGCGCACGAATTTTAGCTGAAAACTGTGGCCAAAAATTTGAAAAAGTGATGAAAGATTTTAACCGCGATCATTGGATGGATGCTGGAGAATCTGTTGAATATGGAATTGTAGATAAAGTTTTGAAATAA
- a CDS encoding DUF6252 family protein — MKKFLFILLAVLSIVSCEDVEDNQVALQAKVDNRFYKSNDVKAVLNDNGSVTIQGVNDDESLTIHISRLGKGNFTIAEGRPNYAFYEDMGGNLYTTEPNGEGVITISEVNETNKTLSGIFNFNAFLPGVDTIYVSKGVLHDVSYDDGIIVDPTNDGTFSAVVDGNTFLPILVNVRNTGNTLIITGSKANSLIAISVPATVEVGVYTLPETGFNAKYQDLIGTDNVTDGSLNILEHDTTAKTIKGTFAFVTNRTEITEGKFDVVYK, encoded by the coding sequence ATGAAAAAGTTTCTATTTATACTTTTAGCCGTTCTATCTATAGTTTCCTGCGAAGATGTTGAAGATAACCAAGTTGCATTGCAGGCAAAAGTAGACAATAGATTCTATAAGTCTAACGATGTAAAGGCAGTTTTAAATGATAATGGTAGCGTTACTATTCAAGGAGTTAATGATGACGAGTCGCTAACGATTCATATTTCACGCTTGGGTAAAGGAAATTTTACTATTGCTGAAGGACGTCCAAATTATGCTTTTTATGAGGATATGGGTGGAAATCTTTACACTACAGAACCGAATGGCGAAGGTGTAATAACCATTTCTGAAGTGAATGAAACTAATAAAACGCTTTCCGGAATATTCAACTTCAATGCTTTTCTTCCTGGAGTAGATACAATTTATGTTTCAAAAGGAGTTTTACATGACGTTAGTTATGACGATGGAATCATTGTAGATCCAACCAACGATGGAACTTTTAGCGCCGTAGTTGATGGCAATACATTCTTGCCAATTCTTGTAAATGTTCGAAATACCGGTAATACCTTAATAATAACAGGAAGCAAAGCCAATTCTTTAATTGCAATTTCAGTGCCTGCTACAGTCGAAGTTGGAGTATATACTTTACCAGAAACAGGTTTTAATGCGAAGTATCAAGATCTTATTGGTACTGATAACGTAACTGACGGCTCACTAAACATCCTTGAACACGACACTACGGCAAAAACCATAAAGGGAACTTTTGCCTTTGTTACCAACCGCACCGAAATCACGGAAGGGAAGTTTGATGTTGTATATAAATAG
- the dnaE gene encoding DNA polymerase III subunit alpha — MFLIFDTETTGLPKRYNAPVSDSDNWPRCIQIAWQLHDEMGDMIEHQDYLVQPEGFNIPFDAEKIHGISTELATSEGISLEEMIEKFKIALSKTKFIVGQNLGFDVNIMGAEFFRLGIENPLPNFPVLDTCTETTAQLCQIPGGRGGKSKLPTLTELHEYLFSEPFAEAHNATADVEATTRCFLELVRRQIFTKEELDVQPDYFENFSEENPKIIQLIGLKHINLKKASEKIRKQMQAVSEKEEISSEEIKENIATLEDAPFVHLHNHSQFSILQSTSSTIDLVNAAVENNMSAVAITDTGNMMGAFHFVQAVSNYNKTLADLPKNDEEETSPEPLKAIVGCEFFVCEDHLNKNHKDNGYQIVMLAKNKSGYHNLAKMASIAYTEGFYYVPRIDKNIVEKYKEDIIVLTGSLYGEVPGKILNIGENQAEEALLWWKEMFGEDLYVEIMRHDQEDEKRVNDVLVEMAQRNNVKLVACNNTYYIDKEDANAHDILLCVKDGEKQATPIGRGRGYRYGLPNQEYYFKSQDQMKVLFKDLPEAISNIEEVVSKIQPFSLHRDVLLPNFGIPKKFLKTDDIDGGKRGENAYLRYLTYEGAKRRYPELIEVSYEALTSFELPENASERVKEIKQRLDFELDVIANTGYPGYFLIVQDFIAEARKMDVSVGPGRGSAAGSAVAYCLGITNICPIKYDLLFERFLNPDRVSMPDIDIDFDDEGRSKVMDYVINKYGSNQVAQIITYGTMAAKSSIRDTARVLDLPLNDADRISKLIPNMTKLNKIFGLSDAELRGRFRSDELPKVHELLNLSKGSDLEAQTINQAKVLEGSVRNTGIHACGVIITPSDITDFVPVATAKDSDLYVTQFDNSVVESAGLLKMDFLGLKTLTLIKDTVKLVKHKHDIDLDPDVFPLDDEKTYELFQRGETVGIFQYESAGMQKYMKELKPTVFADLIAMNALYRPGPMEYIPSFVKRKHGEEEIEYDLPGMEEYLKETYGITVYQEQVMLLSQKLAGFTKGEADVLRKAMGKKQKSVLDKMKPQFVAQASEKGHDAEKLEKIWKDWEAFASYAFNKSHSTCYAWIAYQTAYLKAHYPAEYMAAVLSNNMSDIKQVTFFMDECKRMGMKVLGPDVNESFHKFTVNDQGAIRFGMGAVKGVGSSAVSTIVEHRKDGKYKSVFDLAKRIDLRSANKKAFENLALAGGFDSFDAHRAQYLHDDGDGVMFLEKVLRYAAKYQETQNSSQVSLFGDASEVQIPEPEVPPCEEWGTMKKLRQEREVVGVYISGHPLDDFKIEMDSFTNCKVSNFNHLEDYLNKEMCFGGVVSDVQHRESKAGKGWAIFTVEDYDDSYDFKIFGEEYLKWRHFLVPNSFIYGRVLVKEGWTNRETGKKSDPRLQYNSVQLLHDVMETHGKKLTISMPLSDLKDGRIDSLKNLVKTHKGEKQLFFVVYEKDEKIHLTMPSRNHKINISKELLDELEKEQVRYKLN; from the coding sequence ATGTTTTTAATCTTCGATACAGAAACCACAGGCCTTCCAAAACGTTACAACGCTCCCGTGAGCGATAGCGATAACTGGCCACGCTGTATCCAGATTGCTTGGCAGCTTCACGATGAAATGGGGGATATGATTGAGCATCAAGATTATTTGGTGCAGCCCGAAGGTTTCAACATTCCTTTTGATGCTGAAAAAATCCACGGAATTTCAACCGAATTGGCAACTTCTGAAGGAATTTCCTTGGAAGAAATGATTGAAAAATTCAAAATTGCGCTTTCAAAAACAAAATTCATTGTTGGTCAAAACCTAGGTTTCGATGTAAATATTATGGGCGCGGAATTTTTCCGTTTAGGAATAGAAAACCCGTTACCAAATTTTCCAGTTTTGGATACGTGTACGGAAACCACCGCCCAATTATGTCAGATTCCTGGTGGTCGTGGCGGAAAGTCTAAATTGCCAACATTAACCGAGCTTCACGAATATCTTTTTAGCGAACCTTTTGCCGAAGCACATAATGCAACAGCAGATGTTGAGGCCACCACACGTTGTTTTCTAGAATTGGTTCGTCGTCAAATTTTCACGAAAGAGGAACTTGATGTACAGCCAGATTATTTCGAAAATTTTTCAGAAGAAAACCCAAAAATCATTCAGCTTATTGGGCTGAAACATATAAATCTTAAAAAAGCTTCAGAAAAAATTCGGAAGCAAATGCAGGCCGTTTCAGAAAAAGAGGAAATCTCTTCCGAAGAAATAAAAGAAAATATTGCCACGCTAGAAGATGCTCCGTTTGTGCACCTTCACAATCATTCTCAGTTTTCAATTTTGCAATCCACTTCCAGTACGATAGATTTGGTGAATGCAGCCGTTGAAAATAATATGTCCGCCGTTGCAATCACGGATACGGGCAATATGATGGGCGCATTTCACTTTGTACAAGCCGTTTCTAATTACAATAAAACCTTAGCTGACTTACCTAAAAATGATGAGGAAGAAACTTCACCAGAACCTTTAAAAGCGATTGTAGGTTGCGAATTCTTCGTTTGCGAAGATCATCTCAACAAAAACCACAAGGACAACGGCTATCAAATTGTAATGCTCGCCAAAAACAAAAGCGGCTACCACAATTTGGCGAAAATGGCTTCAATCGCATACACCGAAGGTTTTTATTATGTCCCTCGAATCGATAAAAATATTGTAGAAAAGTACAAAGAAGACATCATTGTTTTAACTGGAAGTCTTTATGGCGAAGTGCCTGGAAAAATTCTAAACATAGGCGAAAACCAAGCTGAGGAAGCACTTCTTTGGTGGAAAGAAATGTTTGGTGAAGACCTTTATGTGGAAATTATGCGCCACGACCAAGAAGACGAAAAGCGCGTAAACGATGTTTTGGTTGAAATGGCGCAGCGCAATAATGTAAAACTCGTTGCTTGCAACAACACTTATTATATTGACAAAGAAGACGCCAACGCGCACGATATTTTACTTTGCGTAAAAGATGGTGAAAAACAGGCAACGCCAATTGGTCGTGGTCGCGGATATCGTTACGGTTTGCCAAATCAGGAATACTATTTTAAGTCGCAGGATCAAATGAAAGTCCTTTTTAAAGATCTTCCTGAAGCAATTTCGAATATTGAAGAAGTAGTTTCAAAAATTCAACCTTTTTCATTGCATCGTGACGTTTTGCTACCCAATTTCGGTATCCCAAAAAAATTTTTAAAAACTGACGATATTGACGGTGGGAAACGTGGTGAGAATGCCTATTTACGCTATCTAACCTATGAAGGCGCCAAAAGACGCTATCCAGAATTAATAGAAGTTTCTTATGAAGCACTTACAAGTTTTGAGCTTCCAGAAAATGCTTCAGAGCGCGTAAAAGAAATTAAGCAACGTCTCGATTTTGAGTTGGATGTAATCGCCAATACAGGTTATCCTGGTTACTTTTTGATTGTACAAGATTTTATTGCCGAAGCACGGAAAATGGATGTTTCCGTTGGCCCAGGACGTGGTTCTGCGGCGGGAAGTGCTGTTGCCTACTGCTTGGGAATCACAAATATTTGTCCAATAAAGTACGATTTGCTTTTTGAGCGTTTCCTAAACCCAGATCGTGTAAGTATGCCCGATATTGATATTGATTTTGATGATGAAGGCCGGAGCAAGGTTATGGATTACGTAATCAACAAATACGGAAGTAACCAAGTAGCGCAAATTATCACTTATGGAACTATGGCAGCAAAATCCTCCATTCGCGATACAGCGCGGGTTTTAGATTTACCGTTGAATGACGCCGACAGAATTTCGAAACTCATTCCAAACATGACTAAACTGAACAAAATTTTCGGTTTGAGTGATGCGGAACTGCGAGGTCGTTTTCGAAGTGATGAACTTCCAAAAGTGCACGAACTTCTAAATCTTTCCAAAGGAAGTGATCTGGAAGCGCAAACCATAAATCAGGCTAAAGTGCTTGAAGGTTCTGTTCGGAATACTGGAATTCACGCTTGTGGTGTAATTATTACGCCTAGCGATATTACAGATTTTGTACCCGTTGCCACTGCAAAAGATTCAGATTTATATGTAACCCAATTTGACAACTCGGTTGTTGAAAGTGCGGGACTTCTAAAAATGGATTTCTTGGGTTTAAAAACGTTGACACTTATAAAAGACACGGTTAAACTCGTAAAACACAAGCACGATATTGATCTGGATCCAGATGTTTTTCCGCTTGATGATGAAAAGACATACGAGCTTTTCCAAAGAGGAGAAACAGTTGGGATTTTTCAATATGAATCTGCCGGAATGCAGAAATACATGAAGGAATTAAAGCCAACGGTTTTTGCGGATTTAATAGCAATGAACGCGCTTTACCGTCCGGGCCCGATGGAATACATTCCGAGTTTCGTAAAAAGAAAGCATGGCGAAGAAGAAATAGAATATGACCTTCCTGGAATGGAAGAATATTTAAAAGAAACCTACGGAATTACAGTTTACCAAGAGCAGGTGATGTTGCTTTCGCAAAAATTAGCAGGCTTTACAAAAGGTGAAGCAGACGTTTTGCGAAAAGCGATGGGTAAAAAGCAAAAATCGGTGCTCGACAAAATGAAACCGCAATTTGTTGCTCAAGCTTCGGAAAAAGGCCACGATGCAGAAAAGTTAGAAAAAATCTGGAAGGATTGGGAAGCTTTTGCGAGTTACGCTTTCAACAAATCTCACTCCACTTGTTATGCTTGGATTGCTTACCAAACAGCCTATTTAAAAGCACATTATCCTGCGGAATATATGGCTGCGGTGCTTTCAAATAATATGAGCGATATAAAACAAGTCACCTTTTTTATGGACGAATGTAAGCGGATGGGAATGAAAGTTTTGGGACCAGACGTAAATGAATCTTTCCACAAATTTACAGTGAACGATCAAGGAGCAATCCGTTTTGGAATGGGTGCCGTAAAAGGTGTGGGCAGCAGCGCCGTTTCAACGATTGTTGAACATAGAAAAGACGGGAAATACAAATCGGTTTTTGATTTGGCAAAGCGAATTGACCTGCGTTCCGCAAATAAAAAAGCATTTGAAAACTTAGCATTGGCGGGTGGTTTTGATAGTTTCGATGCGCATCGAGCGCAATATCTTCACGACGATGGCGATGGAGTAATGTTTTTGGAAAAAGTGTTGCGTTATGCCGCAAAGTATCAGGAAACGCAGAACTCTTCACAAGTAAGTCTATTTGGCGATGCTAGCGAAGTACAAATTCCTGAGCCCGAAGTTCCACCTTGTGAGGAATGGGGCACGATGAAAAAATTGAGACAGGAGCGCGAAGTGGTTGGTGTATATATTTCAGGCCATCCGCTGGATGATTTTAAAATAGAAATGGACAGTTTTACAAATTGCAAGGTTTCAAATTTTAATCATTTGGAGGATTATCTTAATAAAGAAATGTGCTTTGGAGGTGTTGTTAGTGATGTTCAACACCGAGAATCGAAGGCTGGAAAAGGTTGGGCTATTTTCACCGTTGAAGATTATGACGATAGTTACGATTTCAAAATTTTTGGTGAAGAATATTTAAAATGGCGCCATTTCTTGGTTCCAAACAGCTTCATCTATGGACGGGTTTTAGTAAAAGAAGGCTGGACAAATCGTGAAACTGGTAAAAAGAGTGACCCACGCCTTCAATATAATAGCGTTCAATTACTTCACGATGTTATGGAAACGCACGGAAAAAAGTTAACGATTTCAATGCCGTTGAGCGATTTGAAAGATGGACGGATTGATTCACTTAAAAATCTCGTAAAAACCCATAAAGGCGAAAAACAATTGTTTTTTGTGGTTTATGAAAAAGACGAAAAAATTCATCTTACTATGCCTAGCCGAAATCATAAGATCAACATATCCAAGGAATTATTGGATGAGCTTGAAAAGGAACAGGTTCGGTATAAGTTGAATTGA
- a CDS encoding 30S ribosomal protein S16 — MPVKIRLQRHGKKGKPYFWIIAADGRSKRDGKFLEKLGFYNPTTNPAQIDLNVDSTVKWLQNGAQPTDTARAILSYKGALMKNHLAGGVRKGALTEEQAEAKFNEWLEQKSGSIDHKKATLSDAKDKVKAEKLAAEKAVNEKRAADAAAASAPAEEEVTEEAEATSETPTTEETTPAAEVEATEAPAAKSAIEEAAEEAKEDNKEA, encoded by the coding sequence ATGCCTGTAAAAATCAGACTACAAAGACACGGGAAGAAAGGTAAGCCTTATTTCTGGATTATTGCTGCGGATGGACGTAGTAAAAGAGATGGTAAATTTCTTGAAAAATTAGGATTTTACAATCCAACAACCAACCCTGCACAGATTGACCTTAACGTGGACAGCACTGTAAAATGGCTTCAAAATGGAGCACAACCTACAGATACTGCTCGTGCTATTCTTTCTTATAAAGGAGCTTTAATGAAAAATCACCTTGCTGGTGGTGTTCGTAAAGGTGCCTTGACAGAAGAACAAGCTGAAGCGAAATTCAATGAATGGTTAGAGCAAAAATCAGGATCTATTGATCACAAAAAAGCAACTCTTTCTGACGCTAAAGACAAAGTAAAAGCTGAAAAGCTTGCTGCTGAAAAAGCCGTAAACGAAAAACGTGCTGCTGATGCCGCTGCCGCTTCTGCTCCTGCAGAAGAGGAAGTAACTGAAGAAGCTGAAGCAACTTCTGAAACTCCAACTACTGAAGAAACTACTCCTGCTGCTGAAGTTGAAGCAACTGAAGCTCCTGCTGCCAAATCTGCAATAGAAGAGGCTGCTGAAGAAGCTAAAGAGGACAACAAAGAAGCATAA
- a CDS encoding DUF5995 family protein, producing the protein MGQYIEQWKSIKDSRLVFLNCYHLMSTNMVSAISNNEFHDTLWVNKLLRRFANYYFEGLICYDCGEPTSKVWDNAHKATKNSNLSELQFLILGVNAHINYDLVLALHDLLKPEWNTLSEIQRKQRYEDHRHVNHVIASTIDRVQDEILEPLNPTLVWVDLLLGRMDEYLISKLITNWREDVWEKTQELLEIEHSEEHEVFRLKLEKSVLKRAETICIF; encoded by the coding sequence ATGGGTCAATATATAGAGCAATGGAAATCTATTAAGGATTCACGACTAGTATTTCTAAACTGTTACCATTTAATGAGTACCAATATGGTTTCAGCAATTAGTAACAACGAGTTTCACGATACCCTTTGGGTAAATAAATTGCTGCGTCGCTTTGCTAATTATTATTTTGAGGGTTTAATCTGTTATGATTGTGGAGAGCCAACCTCTAAAGTTTGGGACAACGCCCATAAAGCTACAAAGAATTCTAATTTAAGCGAACTGCAATTCTTAATACTTGGTGTGAATGCTCATATAAATTATGACTTGGTATTGGCCTTACACGATCTATTAAAACCTGAATGGAACACACTTTCGGAAATTCAAAGAAAGCAGCGTTATGAAGATCATCGTCATGTAAATCATGTAATTGCAAGTACTATAGATCGGGTTCAAGATGAAATTTTGGAGCCATTAAACCCAACTCTTGTGTGGGTAGATTTATTGTTGGGTCGAATGGACGAATATCTAATTTCCAAACTCATTACTAATTGGAGGGAAGATGTTTGGGAAAAAACGCAAGAACTTCTTGAAATTGAACATTCTGAAGAACACGAAGTCTTTCGCTTAAAACTTGAAAAATCTGTTTTAAAGCGTGCTGAAACCATTTGTATATTCTAA